A region of Myxococcus stipitatus DSM 14675 DNA encodes the following proteins:
- a CDS encoding zf-HC2 domain-containing protein, whose product MLKPHLTRDSAEQYILGALAPEKAAALEAHTLECEPCAVLLQEEAMLSEQLAEVASSIPPRERVLRPAAWSGRKTMTSAAIAAIAASLALVMLPSKNPRGSAPTKPLDATAPSVALELDQDDAPTHVVACPDLATQDDCTRKATERGYLVMNPGGIAEVPRYEAHTGLPEGAFNARGPVSL is encoded by the coding sequence ATGCTTAAGCCCCACCTGACCCGCGACTCCGCGGAGCAATACATCCTGGGCGCCTTGGCCCCGGAGAAGGCGGCGGCATTGGAGGCCCACACCCTGGAGTGTGAGCCTTGCGCCGTGCTGCTTCAGGAAGAGGCGATGCTGTCGGAGCAGCTCGCCGAAGTCGCCAGCAGCATCCCCCCGAGGGAGCGCGTCCTGCGTCCCGCCGCATGGAGCGGGCGCAAGACGATGACGAGCGCGGCCATCGCGGCCATCGCGGCCTCCCTCGCGCTGGTGATGCTCCCCAGCAAGAACCCGCGGGGGAGCGCTCCCACGAAGCCCCTGGATGCGACGGCGCCTTCCGTGGCGCTGGAGCTGGACCAGGACGATGCACCCACCCACGTCGTGGCCTGCCCCGACCTGGCCACGCAGGACGACTGCACACGGAAGGCAACAGAGCGAGGGTATCTGGTCATGAACCCCGGAGGCATCGCCGAGGTTCCCCGTTACGAGGCCCATACCGGCCTCCCCGAGGGCGCGTTCAATGCCCGCGGGCCCGTGTCGCTGTGA